A genomic window from Brassica oleracea var. oleracea cultivar TO1000 chromosome C8, BOL, whole genome shotgun sequence includes:
- the LOC106308186 gene encoding CASP-like protein 1E1, whose amino-acid sequence MEHEHKNNLNGLEMEKGNKESGSREGLELTMRVLALVLSLTAATVLGVAKQTKVVSITLIPTLPPLDVSATAKASYLSAFVFNISANAIACGYTAISIAILMVSKGRRSKGLIMAVLIGDLVMMALLFSSTGAAGAIGLMGVQGNKHVMWKKVCNVLGKFCHQTAASVAITLLAAIMFMVLVVLDAMKLP is encoded by the exons ATGGAACACGAGCACAAGAACAATCTGAATGGGCTGGAGATGGAAAAGGGAAATAAGGAGAGTGGTTCGAGAGAAGGGCTTGAGTTAACGATGAGAGTGTTGGCTTTGGTTCTATCACTGACCGCTGCAACAGTACTTGGTGTCGCAAAACAGACCAAGGTTGTGTCTATAACGCTGATTCCAACTTTGCCTCCACTTGATGTGTCCGCAACAGCCAAAGCCTCTTACTTGTCTGCCTTTGT GTTCAACATTTCGGCAAACGCCATAGCTTGCGGTTACACAGCGATCTCAATAGCCATTCTGATGGTCAGCAAAGGAAGAAGAAGCAAAGGCTTGATAATGGCGGTGTTGATAGGTGATCTAGTGATGATGGCTTTGCTATTTTCCAGCACCGGAGCCGCCGGAGCAATAGGGTTGATGGGTGTACAAGGGAACAAGCATGTGATGTGGAAGAAAGTGTGTAACGTTTTGGGAAAATTCTGTCACCAAACTGCTGCTTCGGTGGCCATCACTCTTCTCGCTGCAATTATGTTTATGGTTCTTGTTGTTCTTGATGCTATGAAGCTTCCTTAA